A single window of Calditerrivibrio sp. DNA harbors:
- the asnB gene encoding asparagine synthase (glutamine-hydrolyzing) produces MCGIFGINYFLDDRIINEVKRFLYHRGPDDNGFYRDEYVTLVHTRLSIIDLSVSAHQPMRVGDKVIVYNGEIYNYIEIRKILLDEGISFTSNSDTEVLLKGYIRYGEKILDYLNGDFAFCIYDIKSKFFFLARDRLGNKPLYYYLKNGTFIFASEIKVFGEFIDFEYDIQALGDAILFNINDYSSKTIFKDILNFPQAHYGFLDTNNQRIVTKRYWNVNIDNGAVHSEKFSERKFNDYLEEFENLIINSIKLRFRSEVPIGVLLSGGIDSTLIAIIVKKLCYNVDFYSALFPDFKEIDETCYVEKVSDFLNILVNKLIVPYEDVDDDIKDLVKTHFDIIRNFSIYAQYCVFRELSKKVKVSISGQGSDELFGGYYHHVARYIVVDDEFLLKRRILYGDGVLKEIELGMSMLKGREFFFEYNQKFVAKIRKVIKEYEPNYDILLEKFEFNLERALYFDTTKFILPTLLRYEDRNSMRFSVESRTPFTDYRIVEFALKLPLVYKMKDGYTKFILRKLIEKYGLKDVAFRLNKIGFEAPNKKIMECFNVQEADDVDIRLLIFKILDDTIKKFAQKRRSR; encoded by the coding sequence ATGTGTGGGATTTTTGGTATAAATTATTTTCTTGATGATAGAATCATAAATGAGGTAAAAAGATTCCTTTATCATAGAGGTCCAGATGATAATGGTTTTTATAGAGATGAATATGTGACTTTGGTTCATACGAGATTATCTATTATAGATCTTTCTGTTTCAGCTCATCAACCTATGAGAGTTGGAGATAAGGTAATTGTTTATAACGGAGAAATTTACAACTATATAGAAATCAGAAAGATACTTTTGGATGAAGGCATAAGTTTTACATCTAATTCTGATACAGAGGTGTTGTTAAAGGGTTACATTAGATATGGTGAAAAGATTTTAGATTATTTGAATGGTGACTTTGCTTTTTGTATTTACGATATAAAATCTAAGTTTTTTTTTCTGGCGAGGGATAGATTAGGTAATAAGCCTCTTTATTATTATTTGAAAAATGGGACATTTATTTTTGCCTCGGAAATAAAAGTTTTTGGTGAATTTATTGATTTTGAGTATGATATACAGGCTTTAGGTGATGCAATTTTGTTTAATATAAATGACTATTCTTCTAAAACTATATTCAAGGACATTCTTAATTTTCCACAAGCCCATTATGGTTTTTTGGATACAAATAATCAAAGAATTGTAACTAAAAGATATTGGAATGTAAACATAGACAATGGTGCTGTTCATTCTGAAAAATTTTCCGAAAGAAAATTTAATGATTATTTAGAAGAGTTTGAAAATTTAATCATCAATTCTATAAAATTGAGGTTTAGGTCAGAAGTACCGATAGGTGTATTGTTATCTGGAGGTATAGATAGCACTTTGATTGCTATAATAGTAAAAAAATTATGTTATAATGTGGATTTTTATAGTGCATTGTTTCCTGATTTCAAAGAGATAGATGAAACATGTTATGTGGAAAAAGTATCTGATTTTTTGAATATACTTGTTAATAAGCTTATTGTTCCGTATGAGGATGTAGATGATGATATAAAAGATTTGGTCAAGACACATTTTGATATAATTAGAAATTTTTCCATTTATGCTCAATACTGTGTTTTCAGAGAATTATCGAAAAAAGTCAAAGTTTCTATAAGTGGTCAAGGTTCTGATGAACTTTTTGGAGGGTATTATCATCATGTTGCTCGCTATATAGTAGTTGATGATGAGTTTTTATTGAAAAGAAGGATACTATATGGGGATGGGGTACTAAAAGAAATAGAGCTTGGTATGAGTATGTTAAAGGGTAGAGAATTCTTTTTTGAATACAATCAAAAATTTGTTGCTAAAATTCGAAAGGTAATTAAAGAATATGAACCAAATTATGATATTTTGTTAGAAAAATTTGAGTTCAATTTGGAGAGGGCTTTATATTTTGATACAACTAAATTTATATTGCCTACCTTATTAAGATATGAAGATCGTAACTCAATGCGATTTTCTGTTGAGAGTAGAACGCCTTTTACTGATTATAGAATAGTTGAGTTTGCTCTTAAACTACCACTTGTTTACAAGATGAAAGATGGTTACACTAAGTTTATTTTAAGAAAGCTAATCGAAAAATATGGTTTGAAGGATGTTGCTTTTAGGTTAAATAAAATAGGCTTTGAGGCACCTAACAAAAAAATAATGGAGTGTTTTAATGTACAAGAAGCAGATGATGTAGATATCAGACTATTGATTTTTAAAATTCTTGATGATACAATAAAAAAATTTGCACAAAAAAGGAGATCCCGTTAA
- a CDS encoding AAA family ATPase, which translates to MKKLPIGIQTFTDIRSDNYVYVDKTPLAYDLINNYRYVFLSRPRRFGKSLFLDTLRNIFEGNKELFINLYIYDKWDWGKKYPVIKLTFGGSRNTQELNKMITPLLENIEEKLSVRCKYRDDIALFFKDLIKQASEKYNQKVVILIDEYDKPILD; encoded by the coding sequence ATGAAAAAACTACCCATAGGTATTCAGACATTTACAGACATAAGAAGTGATAACTATGTATATGTAGATAAAACTCCATTAGCTTATGATCTCATAAACAACTACAGATATGTTTTTTTATCAAGACCAAGAAGGTTTGGTAAATCCCTTTTTCTTGATACACTAAGAAACATCTTTGAAGGAAACAAAGAGCTCTTTATAAATCTATATATCTACGACAAATGGGACTGGGGAAAGAAATACCCTGTGATCAAACTAACCTTTGGTGGATCCAGAAATACTCAAGAATTAAACAAAATGATTACACCACTTCTTGAAAACATTGAAGAAAAGCTATCTGTTAGATGCAAATACAGGGATGATATTGCACTATTTTTCAAAGATCTTATAAAACAGGCTTCAGAAAAATACAATCAAAAGGTCGTAATATTAATCGATGAATACGACAAACCGATTTTGGATAA
- a CDS encoding DUF354 domain-containing protein: MAEFIWFDIATPKYAVFFSKIIKLLERKGINIVVTSRYSEDYTEVVALLDLFGIEHKIIGSYGGNTPYGKFKSRLERQYGFLELFDNIGMPLCCFCGCVVDSIQFSFGVGIPVINFSDTPSYDVVGYFGVPKNFTAVSKLTLPISNYIFYPFVLPKEIYRGIVVDENVLHSYDFIDVHLWMNEIYGGKRGDDFRTKFGIPKHKPTILLREEEYKANYVKEKIDIIYKVIPFLKEFDVNVVIMPRYDKESLKSNFGDIAYVLEEKVLPHEFYPYVDMIIGGGGTMNLEACYLGIPTISTRSIWLYHDQYLIKNNIMYWSHDIKEILNIVDKNIGKKFDNRDYFIKDPNAVEKLIDEIFKIIEGIRCRR, encoded by the coding sequence ATGGCAGAATTTATTTGGTTTGATATTGCTACTCCTAAATATGCAGTTTTTTTCTCAAAGATAATAAAGCTTTTAGAACGAAAAGGTATCAATATAGTAGTTACTTCAAGATATAGCGAAGACTACACTGAGGTTGTTGCCTTGTTAGATCTTTTTGGTATAGAGCATAAGATAATCGGTTCTTACGGTGGGAATACACCATATGGTAAGTTTAAATCGAGATTAGAAAGACAATACGGTTTTTTAGAATTATTTGATAATATAGGTATGCCTTTGTGTTGTTTTTGCGGTTGCGTAGTTGATTCTATACAGTTTAGTTTTGGGGTGGGAATACCGGTGATAAATTTTTCTGATACGCCATCATATGATGTGGTTGGTTACTTTGGTGTTCCGAAAAACTTTACTGCTGTATCTAAATTGACATTGCCAATATCTAACTATATTTTTTATCCATTTGTTTTGCCTAAGGAGATCTATAGAGGAATTGTAGTTGATGAAAATGTTTTGCATTCTTATGATTTCATAGATGTACATCTTTGGATGAATGAAATATATGGAGGAAAAAGAGGTGATGATTTCAGAACAAAATTTGGAATTCCTAAACACAAACCCACAATATTATTACGGGAAGAGGAATATAAGGCAAACTATGTAAAAGAGAAAATAGATATTATTTATAAGGTAATACCTTTTTTAAAAGAATTTGATGTTAACGTTGTGATTATGCCAAGATATGACAAAGAATCGTTAAAGAGCAATTTTGGTGATATAGCTTATGTCCTTGAAGAAAAAGTTTTGCCCCATGAGTTTTATCCTTACGTGGATATGATTATTGGTGGTGGAGGAACAATGAATCTTGAGGCATGTTATTTAGGAATACCAACGATATCCACAAGGTCAATTTGGTTATATCATGATCAATATCTAATTAAAAATAATATCATGTATTGGTCACATGATATTAAAGAGATTTTAAATATTGTCGATAAAAATATTGGTAAAAAATTTGACAACAGAGATTACTTTATAAAAGATCCTAATGCTGTAGAAAAGCTAATTGATGAGATTTTTAAAATAATAGAAGGGATAAGATGTCGTCGTTAA